One region of Ahniella affigens genomic DNA includes:
- a CDS encoding NCS1 family nucleobase:cation symporter-1, whose product MQSPRSEFDATAPVSADLVNDDLLPVAKAARTWTWYHYAAVWIGMVMCIPSYTLAAGLIDQGMSPWQAVTTVLLGNVIVLVPMLLIGHAGARYGIPYAVLVRASFGTEGAKVPALLRAIVACGWYGIQTWFGGLAIYTLVNIMSGDALKGAPLPWFGIDAGQLGCFVAFWLLQLYFVVHGTESIRWLESISAPIKIVICILVVIWALNATGGFSHIMSEPSQFEVGGKKEGQFWQIFWPSLTAMVGFWATLALNIPDFTRFARSQKDQLLGQSIGLPIPMAMLALMSVIVTAATVVLFGKAIWDPVELAGRFPGFAVLLALFFLTLDTMCCNLAANLVGPAYDFSNLSPRRISYRTGALITAGIGLVAMPWKILASTEGYIFTWLIGYSALLGPVAGIMLVDYFLIRKTELNTQDLFRHDGQYRYTSGYHWPAFAALILGVLPNLPGFLKAAGFVQSVPTIFSTIYAYAWFVGLAIAALIYAVFAKRVRP is encoded by the coding sequence ATGCAATCACCCCGTAGCGAGTTTGATGCGACGGCGCCGGTCAGTGCCGACCTGGTCAATGACGACCTGCTGCCAGTAGCAAAGGCGGCACGCACGTGGACTTGGTATCACTATGCCGCCGTGTGGATCGGCATGGTCATGTGCATTCCGTCCTACACGCTCGCTGCGGGTCTGATCGATCAGGGGATGTCGCCATGGCAAGCCGTCACCACCGTGTTGCTCGGCAACGTGATCGTCCTGGTGCCGATGCTACTCATTGGCCATGCCGGCGCGCGTTACGGTATCCCCTACGCGGTGCTGGTGCGGGCGTCATTTGGCACTGAAGGCGCTAAGGTGCCGGCTTTGCTCCGCGCGATTGTGGCGTGCGGCTGGTATGGCATCCAGACCTGGTTTGGTGGGCTTGCCATCTATACCCTGGTCAACATTATGAGTGGTGACGCGCTGAAGGGAGCGCCGCTGCCTTGGTTCGGTATTGATGCCGGCCAGCTGGGTTGCTTTGTTGCCTTCTGGCTGCTGCAACTCTATTTCGTCGTCCATGGCACGGAATCGATCCGCTGGCTGGAATCGATCTCGGCGCCAATCAAGATCGTCATCTGTATTCTCGTTGTGATCTGGGCGCTGAACGCGACCGGTGGCTTTAGCCACATCATGAGCGAGCCATCGCAGTTTGAGGTGGGCGGCAAGAAGGAAGGCCAGTTCTGGCAAATCTTCTGGCCGTCGTTGACTGCGATGGTCGGCTTCTGGGCAACGCTTGCGCTGAACATTCCCGACTTCACCCGCTTTGCCCGTTCGCAAAAGGATCAACTGCTCGGACAGAGCATTGGACTGCCGATCCCCATGGCAATGCTCGCGCTGATGTCGGTCATCGTGACGGCCGCTACGGTGGTGTTGTTTGGCAAGGCGATCTGGGATCCGGTCGAACTTGCCGGGCGCTTCCCTGGCTTTGCGGTGTTGCTGGCGCTGTTCTTTCTGACGCTCGACACAATGTGCTGCAACCTGGCCGCCAATCTGGTCGGTCCAGCCTATGACTTCTCGAACCTCTCGCCGCGTCGCATCAGCTATCGCACCGGCGCGTTGATCACCGCGGGGATTGGTCTCGTGGCCATGCCTTGGAAGATTCTGGCGAGCACTGAAGGCTATATTTTCACGTGGTTGATTGGCTACTCGGCGTTGCTCGGCCCGGTCGCCGGCATCATGTTGGTTGACTACTTTCTGATTCGAAAGACCGAACTCAACACGCAGGACTTGTTTCGCCATGACGGCCAATACCGGTACACCTCGGGGTATCACTGGCCGGCGTTTGCGGCGTTGATTCTTGGTGTGCTGCCGAACCTGCCCGGGTTCTTGAAGGCGGCTGGGTTCGTCCAGTCGGTGCCGACCATCTTCAGTACGATCTATGCGTATGCCTGGTTCGTTGGTCTGGCGATCGCGGCGTTGATCTATGCCGTGTTTGCCAAGCGCGTGCGACCATGA
- a CDS encoding CoA-acylating methylmalonate-semialdehyde dehydrogenase — protein MSQAARIPHFIQGQRHEGSSGRNSPVFNPATGQQTGTLYLADVADIDAAVAAAKAAFPAWAALSPLRRARVLFKMRDIVDARADQLAAQITAEHGKTHSDALGEVARGLEVIEFACGIPQLLKGEFNENVGGGINATSMRQPLGVVAGITPFNFPAMVPLWMAPIAIACGNAFVLKPSERDPSSSLLLADWFKEAGLPDGIFNVLHGDKVAVDGLLAHPDVKAISFVGSTPIAKYIYETGARHGKRVQALGGAKNHMVVMPDADLDQVADALMGAGYGSAGERCMAISVAVAVGDATADALVAKLKPRVEALKIGAGTAPGMDMGPLITREHRNKVKGYVDQGVQEGASLVVDGRELSVSGCEDGFFLGGCLFDRVQEDMRIYQEEIFGPVLSIVRARDYEHALAMINAHEYGNGTAIFTRDGDAARDFVSRVQVGMVGVNVPIPVPSAYHSFGGWKNSLFGDQHIYGPEGVRFYTRLKAVSERWPTSIRAGAQFVMPTNGG, from the coding sequence ATGAGTCAGGCAGCACGTATTCCGCATTTCATTCAGGGCCAGCGCCACGAGGGCAGCAGTGGCCGGAACAGCCCCGTTTTCAACCCGGCGACCGGTCAGCAGACCGGAACGTTGTACCTCGCTGACGTCGCCGATATCGATGCCGCCGTGGCCGCCGCGAAAGCCGCGTTTCCCGCTTGGGCAGCGCTGTCGCCGCTGCGACGCGCTCGCGTGTTGTTCAAGATGCGCGACATCGTGGATGCGCGCGCCGATCAACTCGCCGCCCAGATCACCGCAGAGCATGGCAAGACCCATTCCGATGCGCTGGGCGAAGTCGCCCGCGGTTTGGAAGTGATCGAGTTCGCGTGCGGCATTCCGCAACTGCTCAAGGGTGAGTTCAACGAGAACGTCGGCGGTGGCATCAATGCGACATCGATGCGACAGCCGCTGGGCGTAGTCGCAGGGATCACGCCGTTCAATTTCCCGGCGATGGTGCCGTTGTGGATGGCGCCGATTGCGATTGCGTGTGGCAACGCGTTTGTGTTGAAGCCGAGCGAGCGCGATCCGTCGAGCTCGCTGCTGCTCGCTGATTGGTTCAAAGAGGCCGGATTGCCGGATGGCATTTTCAATGTGCTGCATGGTGACAAGGTTGCTGTCGATGGGTTGCTCGCGCATCCGGACGTCAAGGCCATCAGCTTTGTCGGCTCGACGCCCATCGCCAAATACATTTACGAAACCGGCGCTCGTCATGGCAAACGCGTGCAGGCGCTTGGCGGCGCCAAAAATCACATGGTGGTCATGCCGGATGCCGATCTCGATCAAGTTGCCGATGCGTTGATGGGCGCTGGCTACGGTTCCGCGGGCGAGCGCTGCATGGCGATCTCGGTGGCGGTGGCGGTGGGCGATGCAACCGCCGATGCGCTGGTGGCCAAGCTGAAGCCGCGCGTGGAAGCGCTGAAGATTGGCGCCGGCACGGCACCGGGCATGGACATGGGGCCGCTGATCACGCGTGAGCACCGTAACAAGGTCAAGGGCTATGTCGACCAAGGGGTGCAGGAAGGGGCGAGCCTGGTGGTCGATGGGCGCGAGCTCAGCGTCAGCGGCTGTGAAGATGGCTTCTTCCTGGGCGGTTGCTTGTTTGATCGCGTGCAGGAAGACATGCGCATTTACCAGGAGGAGATCTTCGGGCCGGTGTTGTCGATTGTGCGCGCCCGCGACTATGAACACGCGCTCGCGATGATCAACGCGCACGAGTATGGCAACGGTACGGCGATCTTCACCCGCGATGGCGATGCGGCACGCGATTTCGTGTCACGCGTCCAGGTTGGCATGGTCGGCGTCAACGTGCCGATTCCCGTTCCGTCTGCGTATCATTCATTTGGCGGTTGGAAGAATTCGCTGTTTGGCGATCAGCATATCTACGGGCCCGAAGGTGTGCGCTTCTACACACGGCTCAAGGCTGTGTCCGAGCGTTGGCCAACGAGTATTCGCGCGGGTGCGCAATTTGTCATGCCCACCAATGGTGGTTGA
- a CDS encoding amidohydrolase family protein: protein MDLILRNGNLPDGRSGIDLGIDKGRIVALTQNLEATALREIDATGKLVSPPFVDAHFHLDSALTYGQPRINQSGTLLEGIALWAELKPTLTIDSMVARALRYCELAISQGLLAIRSHVDTSDARLLGVEALLEVQQKVAPWLDLQLVAFPQDGLYRNRDGEHNLLRALDMGVNVVGGIPHFERTMHDGTRSVTRLLEIAASRGLRADLHCDESDDPHSRHVETLAAETLRLGLQGRVAGSHLTSMHSMDNYYVSKLLPLMAESGVAAIANPLINITLQGRHDTYPKRRGMTRVPELLAAGVPVAFGHDCVLDPWYSFGSADMLEVAHMGIHVGQMTAQSAIHQAFEAVTTTPARILGLDDYGLAVGKSADLLLLDAENVFHAIRTRADRLLVLRRGQILLEQAPRTVQLNVHW, encoded by the coding sequence ATGGATCTGATTCTTCGCAACGGCAACCTGCCCGATGGTCGGAGCGGCATAGACCTCGGCATCGACAAGGGGCGGATTGTTGCGCTGACCCAGAATTTGGAGGCCACCGCGCTCCGCGAAATCGACGCCACCGGCAAACTGGTATCCCCCCCGTTCGTCGACGCGCATTTTCATCTCGACTCGGCGCTGACATACGGTCAGCCGCGCATCAATCAAAGCGGCACGCTGCTCGAAGGGATCGCGCTCTGGGCAGAGCTGAAACCGACACTGACCATCGACAGCATGGTCGCGCGTGCGCTTCGCTATTGTGAATTGGCCATCAGCCAAGGATTGCTGGCCATTCGTTCGCATGTCGACACCTCCGATGCCCGTCTGCTCGGCGTCGAAGCGTTGCTTGAGGTGCAGCAGAAGGTGGCACCTTGGCTCGATCTGCAACTCGTCGCATTCCCGCAGGATGGGCTCTATCGCAACCGTGACGGCGAGCATAATCTGCTGCGCGCACTGGACATGGGCGTCAATGTCGTGGGTGGTATTCCGCATTTTGAACGCACCATGCACGACGGCACGCGTTCGGTCACGCGCCTGCTCGAAATCGCCGCCAGTCGCGGCCTCCGGGCTGATCTGCATTGCGATGAGTCCGACGACCCACACTCCCGGCACGTCGAGACTCTCGCCGCCGAAACGTTGCGCCTAGGGTTGCAGGGCCGAGTAGCGGGATCGCATTTGACATCCATGCATTCCATGGACAACTACTATGTGTCGAAGCTGTTACCGCTGATGGCTGAATCCGGCGTGGCTGCGATCGCGAACCCATTGATCAACATCACGCTGCAAGGCCGCCACGATACGTACCCGAAGCGGCGTGGCATGACCCGTGTACCTGAACTGCTGGCCGCTGGCGTGCCGGTAGCGTTCGGCCACGACTGCGTGCTCGACCCTTGGTATTCGTTTGGTTCGGCGGACATGTTGGAGGTGGCTCACATGGGTATCCATGTCGGCCAGATGACCGCGCAGTCGGCGATTCATCAGGCATTCGAGGCAGTCACGACCACGCCAGCCCGCATTCTGGGACTGGACGATTACGGCCTGGCGGTCGGGAAATCCGCCGACTTGCTGCTGCTCGACGCCGAGAACGTGTTTCACGCGATCCGCACACGTGCCGACCGACTACTGGTACTGCGGCGCGGCCAGATTCTGCTGGAACAGGCGCCAAGGACGGTCCAGCTCAACGTCCATTGGTAA
- a CDS encoding cupin domain-containing protein, protein MRCEITAGFLSLLLLAIASPSRAFEPSEALKVTPLLKTTTSWDGAALKYPEGEAEITGLQIEIAVGAETGWHLHPVSSFGMVLEGELEVSLRDGRKKLMKAGESLAEVVNTEHNGRNVGKVPVKLLVFYAGAKGVPLTIKSEPAKVDAAK, encoded by the coding sequence ATGCGCTGCGAGATTACTGCCGGGTTCCTGAGTTTGCTGCTCCTTGCCATTGCCAGTCCGTCACGCGCATTCGAACCCAGCGAAGCGCTGAAAGTGACGCCCTTACTGAAAACGACGACCAGTTGGGATGGCGCTGCGCTGAAGTATCCCGAAGGCGAGGCTGAGATCACCGGGCTGCAGATCGAAATTGCGGTCGGCGCCGAAACCGGCTGGCATCTGCATCCCGTGTCTTCGTTTGGCATGGTGCTCGAAGGCGAACTCGAGGTCAGCCTGCGTGATGGCCGAAAGAAGCTGATGAAAGCCGGCGAAAGCTTGGCCGAGGTCGTCAATACGGAACACAATGGTCGCAACGTCGGCAAAGTGCCGGTGAAGCTGCTGGTGTTTTATGCCGGCGCCAAGGGCGTGCCGCTGACGATCAAGTCCGAACCCGCGAAGGTAGATGCGGCGAAGTAA
- a CDS encoding Zn-dependent hydrolase, which yields MNALLKPVLSTDLHINGQRLWDSLMEMAKIGATVKGGVCRLALTDLDKEGRDLFARWAKEAGCTISVDQMGNVFARRAGRDNSLAPVVTGSHADSQPTGGKFDGIYGVLGGLEVIRSLNDHGIETDRPIEVVIWTNEEGSRFAPAMVASGVFAGVFTLEYGLSRADVDGKTMGEELARIGYAGDQPVGKPIHAAFELHIEQGPILEAEGKTIGVVTHAQGQRWYEVVFTGQESHAGPTPMPRRRDALLGAARVIDLVNRIGHEHAPFACATVGMIQNFPNSRNVIPGRVFFTIDIRHPDDAVLAEMDRKVREGVARIAAETKVEVSKLEQIFYYAPIAFDQACVESVRAGAERFGYSNRDIVSGAGHDACYLSKVAPTAMVFVPCVNGISHNEVEDATPEWIEAGGNVLLHAMLGRSGR from the coding sequence ATGAATGCATTGCTGAAACCGGTGTTGTCGACTGACCTTCATATCAATGGCCAGCGACTTTGGGATTCGTTGATGGAGATGGCGAAGATTGGTGCCACCGTGAAAGGCGGCGTGTGTCGCCTCGCGCTGACCGACCTCGACAAAGAAGGCCGTGACTTGTTCGCGCGCTGGGCCAAGGAAGCGGGCTGCACCATCAGTGTGGATCAGATGGGCAATGTGTTTGCCCGGCGCGCCGGTCGTGACAATAGTCTGGCGCCGGTGGTGACTGGCTCCCATGCCGATTCGCAACCGACTGGCGGCAAGTTCGATGGCATCTATGGGGTGCTGGGTGGTCTGGAAGTGATTCGGTCGCTGAATGATCACGGCATTGAAACCGATCGCCCGATCGAAGTGGTGATCTGGACGAACGAAGAGGGCTCGCGGTTTGCGCCAGCTATGGTGGCATCCGGTGTATTCGCCGGGGTGTTCACGCTCGAGTATGGGTTGTCGCGCGCCGACGTTGATGGCAAGACCATGGGTGAGGAACTCGCGCGCATTGGTTATGCCGGTGATCAACCTGTCGGCAAGCCGATCCATGCGGCATTCGAACTACATATCGAGCAGGGTCCGATCCTTGAAGCCGAAGGCAAGACCATTGGCGTCGTCACGCATGCCCAAGGCCAACGCTGGTACGAAGTGGTGTTCACCGGGCAGGAGTCCCATGCTGGCCCGACGCCGATGCCGCGTCGACGTGACGCGCTGCTTGGCGCTGCGCGCGTCATCGACTTGGTGAATCGCATCGGGCATGAGCATGCGCCGTTTGCCTGCGCCACCGTCGGCATGATTCAGAACTTCCCGAACTCGCGCAATGTGATCCCTGGGCGGGTGTTCTTTACGATCGACATCCGGCATCCGGATGATGCGGTGCTGGCGGAGATGGATCGCAAGGTTCGCGAAGGCGTCGCTCGGATTGCCGCCGAGACCAAGGTTGAGGTCAGTAAGCTAGAGCAGATCTTCTACTACGCGCCCATCGCATTCGATCAAGCGTGTGTCGAGTCCGTGCGCGCTGGTGCGGAGCGCTTCGGCTACTCGAATCGCGACATCGTTTCCGGTGCCGGTCATGACGCGTGCTACTTGTCGAAGGTTGCGCCGACCGCGATGGTCTTTGTGCCTTGCGTCAACGGGATCAGTCACAACGAAGTCGAAGACGCAACGCCCGAATGGATCGAAGCGGGCGGCAACGTGCTGCTGCATGCGATGCTGGGTCGGTCCGGCCGCTGA
- the preA gene encoding NAD-dependent dihydropyrimidine dehydrogenase subunit PreA: MADLTSNFIGIRSPNPFWLASAPPTDKAYNVIRAFEAGWGGVVWKTLGIDPPVVNVSSRYGAVQWNGQRMAGLNNIELISDRPLQVNLDEIRQVKRDWPDRAMIVSLMVPCDEQSWKYILPMVEDTGCDGVELNFGCPHGMSERGMGSAVGQVPEYIQMVAAWVKQYSKLPCIVKLTPNITDVRYPARAAKAGGTDAVSLINTINSITTVDLDLMAPTPTVDGKGTHGGYCGPAVRPIALNMVAEIARDPATRGLPISAIGGIGTWRDAAEFIALGAGTVQVCTAAMHYGFRIVDDMISGLSNWMDSKGYRTIEDFRGRAIQNVTDWKFLNLKYDIKARINQDLCIKCGLCHIACEDTSHQAITREKDGQRHFDVVDAECVGCNLCMHVCPVDHCITMERVDDGSFQNWTTHPNNPMAEKA, from the coding sequence ATGGCTGACTTGACCAGCAACTTTATTGGTATTCGATCGCCCAATCCATTTTGGCTCGCGTCAGCGCCGCCTACGGACAAGGCTTACAACGTCATTCGTGCCTTTGAAGCCGGCTGGGGTGGGGTGGTCTGGAAAACGCTGGGCATCGACCCGCCGGTCGTCAATGTCAGTTCACGTTATGGCGCCGTGCAATGGAATGGTCAGCGCATGGCGGGCTTGAACAATATTGAGCTGATCAGCGACCGCCCGCTCCAGGTCAATCTGGATGAGATTCGCCAAGTCAAACGCGATTGGCCGGATCGGGCCATGATCGTGTCGCTGATGGTGCCTTGCGATGAGCAGAGCTGGAAGTACATCCTGCCGATGGTCGAAGACACTGGCTGCGATGGGGTGGAGCTGAACTTTGGTTGCCCGCACGGCATGAGTGAGCGCGGCATGGGCTCGGCGGTCGGCCAAGTGCCGGAATACATCCAGATGGTCGCGGCTTGGGTCAAGCAGTATTCCAAGCTGCCCTGCATCGTCAAGTTGACGCCGAACATCACCGATGTCCGCTATCCGGCCCGCGCAGCGAAAGCGGGTGGGACCGATGCCGTGAGTCTGATCAACACGATCAACTCGATCACGACGGTTGACCTCGATTTGATGGCACCGACCCCGACCGTCGACGGCAAGGGCACGCATGGCGGTTACTGCGGCCCGGCGGTGCGCCCGATTGCGCTGAACATGGTTGCTGAAATTGCCCGTGATCCGGCTACTCGCGGATTACCAATCAGCGCGATCGGCGGCATTGGCACCTGGCGCGATGCGGCCGAGTTCATCGCACTCGGTGCGGGCACTGTCCAAGTCTGTACCGCGGCGATGCATTACGGCTTCCGCATCGTCGACGACATGATTTCGGGTCTGTCGAACTGGATGGACAGCAAGGGCTATCGGACCATCGAAGACTTCCGCGGCAGGGCGATCCAGAACGTCACCGACTGGAAGTTCCTGAACCTGAAATACGACATCAAAGCCCGTATCAATCAGGACCTCTGCATCAAATGTGGCCTGTGCCACATTGCGTGCGAAGACACGTCGCACCAAGCGATCACGCGCGAGAAGGATGGTCAGCGCCACTTCGACGTGGTGGACGCCGAATGCGTGGGCTGCAACCTCTGCATGCATGTGTGCCCGGTGGATCATTGCATCACGATGGAACGCGTTGATGATGGCTCGTTCCAAAATTGGACCACGCATCCGAACAACCCGATGGCGGAGAAAGCCTGA
- a CDS encoding NAD(P)-dependent oxidoreductase produces MPVAHRTARDDLHLFAFANTTFFSINPGDDEDRPTGDKMARKELGDIAAGRLGAGDLATNFGDVAPPLSRQQALIEASRCHFCYEAPCIVACPTSIDIPGFIRGISTDNLGGAAHKILDANIFGGQCARVCPTEILCEGECVRNGPEDKPVAIGALQRYATDWVYDAPQTLFTRAPATGKRIAVVGAGPAGLACAHALARLGHQVTVFEAREKSGGLNEYGIAAYKVVDFSAKEVAWLLSIGGIEVRHGQVLGKNLKLETLTETFDAVFLGIGLAAVNQLGLPGENLAGVRNAVDFIAELRQAADKSSVPIGRRVVVIGGGNTAIDASVQSKRLGAEQVHLVYRRGANAMSATSAEQAFAKDEGVFVTHFAQPVAILGQNGHVSAVRFEHTRIDDGGRLTGTGEYFEIATDMVLKAIGQTLDANSATGLSYRRDGRIDANATGATRLAKVFAGGDCVGGKTDLTVQAVADGKAAAGAIHAFLGQG; encoded by the coding sequence TTGCCGGTCGCGCATCGCACCGCTCGCGATGACTTGCATCTGTTTGCATTTGCGAATACAACCTTCTTTTCGATCAATCCGGGCGACGATGAAGATCGCCCCACGGGAGACAAGATGGCACGGAAAGAGTTGGGTGATATCGCCGCAGGGCGGTTGGGTGCAGGGGATTTGGCCACGAATTTTGGCGATGTGGCGCCGCCGTTGAGCCGGCAGCAGGCCTTGATCGAAGCCAGTCGCTGCCACTTCTGCTACGAGGCGCCCTGTATCGTGGCTTGCCCGACGAGCATCGACATCCCGGGATTCATTCGGGGCATCAGTACCGACAACCTCGGTGGCGCCGCGCACAAGATTCTGGATGCGAATATTTTTGGTGGCCAATGCGCCCGCGTGTGTCCGACTGAGATCCTGTGTGAAGGCGAATGCGTGCGGAACGGACCGGAAGACAAACCGGTGGCGATCGGCGCATTGCAGCGCTATGCCACCGATTGGGTCTATGACGCGCCGCAAACGCTGTTTACGCGGGCCCCGGCAACGGGCAAACGGATCGCGGTGGTGGGCGCAGGGCCCGCCGGATTGGCGTGCGCGCATGCGTTGGCGCGCCTTGGGCATCAGGTAACCGTATTCGAGGCTCGCGAGAAGTCGGGTGGTCTGAACGAGTACGGCATTGCCGCTTACAAGGTCGTCGATTTTTCCGCAAAGGAAGTCGCCTGGCTGCTGTCAATCGGTGGCATTGAGGTGCGCCATGGGCAGGTTTTGGGCAAGAACTTGAAGCTTGAGACATTGACCGAAACGTTCGATGCGGTGTTTCTTGGCATCGGCTTGGCAGCCGTCAACCAGTTGGGCTTGCCGGGCGAAAATCTCGCGGGCGTTCGCAACGCGGTCGACTTCATTGCCGAGTTGCGCCAAGCAGCCGACAAATCGTCGGTGCCGATTGGTCGCCGCGTGGTCGTCATCGGTGGCGGCAACACCGCGATTGATGCGTCCGTGCAGAGCAAGCGTCTTGGTGCGGAGCAGGTCCACCTGGTCTACCGACGTGGCGCCAATGCCATGAGCGCCACCAGCGCCGAGCAAGCGTTTGCGAAGGACGAAGGGGTGTTCGTCACGCATTTCGCGCAGCCCGTTGCGATCCTTGGGCAGAACGGCCACGTGTCAGCGGTTCGATTCGAACACACGCGCATCGATGATGGTGGGCGATTGACGGGTACGGGCGAGTACTTCGAGATCGCCACCGACATGGTGCTGAAGGCGATTGGGCAGACGCTGGACGCCAACAGTGCGACCGGATTGAGCTACCGTCGCGATGGCAGGATCGACGCAAACGCAACGGGCGCGACGCGTCTCGCGAAGGTGTTTGCCGGTGGCGACTGCGTTGGTGGCAAGACCGATCTCACCGTGCAGGCGGTTGCCGACGGCAAGGCTGCGGCCGGGGCGATTCATGCGTTTCTGGGGCAAGGCTGA
- a CDS encoding sodium:calcium antiporter, which translates to MLELIGLFVLGLFLVTLGADSLLKGTSGLAQNRGAGGYAAGLAMVVVGSSLPEVAISIAALALGHFELALGNVIGSSIANFGLIISVAALAKPLNVNFRFLYVALPMVAASALALMAMSHNGTLGYWDGAVLLIAVILFGWSIKRAAVQENDAVRKEMAYVGNTQLEVPRNVLRIVVGLAVLGGGAYLAVHKGLALGTRLGMSELLTGLTLLAIGSAIPEMTTAIVAAARGQGNVVVGSAVASTVINLLLVLGLMSIWKPIPMARSLVYVELPVLIAFSAAFYPMLKGDAVVSRREGGILLFAFVGLLLYQLVLAR; encoded by the coding sequence ATGCTTGAACTGATCGGCCTGTTTGTACTGGGACTGTTTCTGGTCACCCTGGGTGCCGATTCGCTGCTCAAGGGCACCTCCGGGCTGGCCCAGAACCGTGGTGCAGGAGGCTATGCCGCCGGGCTTGCCATGGTAGTGGTGGGCTCGTCGCTGCCGGAAGTGGCCATTTCCATTGCCGCTTTGGCACTCGGCCATTTCGAACTGGCGCTTGGCAATGTCATTGGCAGCTCAATTGCCAATTTCGGATTGATCATCAGCGTGGCCGCGTTGGCCAAACCGTTGAACGTGAACTTCCGCTTTCTTTACGTCGCTTTGCCAATGGTCGCCGCCTCGGCCTTGGCGCTGATGGCGATGAGCCACAACGGCACGTTGGGTTATTGGGACGGCGCCGTGCTGCTGATCGCCGTCATTTTGTTTGGCTGGTCGATCAAACGCGCGGCAGTCCAGGAAAACGACGCCGTCCGCAAGGAAATGGCCTATGTCGGCAATACCCAGCTGGAAGTGCCGCGCAATGTGTTGCGTATTGTCGTGGGTCTAGCCGTGCTCGGCGGCGGTGCGTATCTGGCCGTGCACAAAGGTCTGGCGCTCGGCACGCGACTTGGGATGAGCGAACTGTTGACGGGACTGACGTTGCTTGCAATTGGCAGCGCCATTCCGGAAATGACCACCGCCATCGTCGCGGCTGCCCGCGGCCAGGGCAATGTAGTGGTGGGCAGCGCCGTCGCCTCCACCGTGATCAATCTGTTGCTCGTGCTGGGCTTGATGTCGATCTGGAAGCCCATTCCGATGGCGCGCTCGCTCGTGTACGTCGAGCTGCCAGTGCTGATTGCGTTCAGCGCGGCGTTTTACCCCATGCTGAAGGGGGATGCGGTGGTGTCGCGGCGTGAAGGCGGGATCCTGCTGTTCGCGTTCGTCGGCTTGCTGCTGTATCAGCTCGTCTTGGCTCGCTAG